A window of the Butyricimonas faecalis genome harbors these coding sequences:
- a CDS encoding multidrug effflux MFS transporter, with translation MEQKNSKIYILIVVGMVSALGPFVTDFYLPAFPSLVTYFDTTASQVQLSLTFSMIGLAVGQIFLGPLSDKFGRKRPLVISMFFFVLSSVACVFSPSIEIFILARFIQGFSGAGGIVISKSIATDLYGGKDLAKFFSMLACVQGLAPICAPVLGGLLLMVTNWRGIFGLLVLIGLLLLSVLFRFHDSLSKENRLPGELKERFVYYKEVLWHRKFMYFVLIQVLGMGVMFSYIASSPFVFQEHYHLSPVMYSICFACNAVAIMLGSLSVVRFRSNEHALRVGVCGFMFLCCCTGAALCLELSVIIIEIVFFLFLFFLGIILPTSTTLALNLERQNSGTASAILGFLTFLGGGIVSPLTGIGNILYSTSAIMFVCCVLILVCTWRVLKMTRA, from the coding sequence ATGGAACAGAAAAATTCGAAAATTTACATACTTATTGTCGTCGGAATGGTGTCGGCTCTGGGACCTTTTGTGACGGACTTTTATTTGCCGGCATTTCCCAGTTTGGTAACTTATTTTGACACGACGGCCTCGCAAGTGCAGTTGAGCTTGACGTTTAGCATGATTGGTTTGGCCGTGGGACAGATATTTTTGGGCCCGTTGAGTGATAAATTTGGACGAAAGCGACCGCTGGTGATCTCGATGTTCTTTTTTGTCTTGTCGTCGGTTGCTTGTGTTTTTTCGCCGAGCATAGAGATTTTCATCTTGGCCCGTTTCATCCAGGGATTTTCGGGTGCGGGAGGAATCGTGATTTCGAAGTCGATCGCAACCGATCTGTACGGGGGAAAGGATTTGGCGAAATTCTTTTCCATGTTGGCTTGTGTGCAGGGATTGGCCCCGATTTGCGCACCCGTGTTGGGAGGATTGTTACTGATGGTGACGAATTGGAGAGGGATATTCGGATTACTGGTGTTGATCGGGTTGTTGTTGTTATCGGTATTATTCCGGTTTCATGATTCGTTGTCTAAGGAGAATCGGTTGCCAGGGGAGTTGAAGGAGCGATTTGTTTATTATAAAGAGGTGTTGTGGCATCGAAAATTCATGTATTTCGTGCTGATTCAGGTTTTGGGGATGGGAGTAATGTTTTCATATATTGCGTCTTCACCGTTTGTTTTTCAGGAACATTATCATCTTTCTCCTGTCATGTATAGCATTTGTTTTGCTTGTAATGCCGTGGCAATTATGCTGGGTAGTTTGAGTGTGGTTCGTTTCCGATCGAACGAACATGCATTGCGGGTGGGCGTATGCGGGTTTATGTTCTTGTGCTGTTGCACTGGTGCGGCTCTCTGTTTGGAATTATCCGTTATTATTATTGAAATTGTCTTTTTCTTGTTTCTTTTTTTCTTGGGGATTATATTGCCGACTTCCACGACGCTGGCTCTGAATCTGGAAAGACAAAATTCGGGTACAGCCTCTGCAATACTGGGTTTTTTGACCTTCTTGGGGGGAGGGATTGTTTCGCCTTTGACGGGTATAGGAAATATCCTTTATTCGACGAGTGCTATTATGTTCGTGTGTTGCGTGTTGATTCTAGTTTGTACGTGGAGAGTTTTGAAGATGACAAGGGCTTGA
- the mtnA gene encoding S-methyl-5-thioribose-1-phosphate isomerase, producing the protein MDLFTIVTARADYEQGALVIIDQTQLPGREVYLALKTSEEIWEAIYLLKVRGAPAIGVAAAYGVAVCMQKVAATGFDDFYREFSRVKDYLASSRPTAVNLFTALERLNRALLKHQGVGVEILKQVLREEAEAIRKEDAEACRKIGEHGLSLLKPGMGLLTHCNAGHLAVSEYGTALAPIYLGQEQGFGFSVFVDETRPLLQGARLTAFELQKAGVNVTLICDNMASSVMKQGWVQAVLVGCDRVAANGDTANKIGTSGVAVLAKYYGIPFYVLGPTSTIDMDCPTGKEIKIEERDPAEVTEKWYDRRMAPEGIHVYNPAFDVTPAELITAIITEKGIAYFPFNDTFREWKKNK; encoded by the coding sequence ATGGATTTGTTTACGATCGTGACCGCACGTGCGGATTATGAACAAGGAGCGTTGGTGATTATTGATCAGACGCAACTTCCTGGACGGGAAGTGTATTTGGCGTTGAAAACTTCGGAGGAAATTTGGGAGGCTATTTATTTGTTAAAGGTAAGGGGTGCGCCTGCTATCGGGGTGGCTGCGGCATACGGGGTTGCCGTGTGTATGCAAAAGGTGGCCGCGACTGGGTTTGACGATTTCTACCGGGAGTTTTCAAGGGTGAAGGACTATTTGGCGTCTTCTCGCCCCACGGCGGTGAATTTGTTTACGGCATTGGAGCGTTTGAATCGTGCGTTGCTGAAGCATCAAGGTGTGGGAGTGGAAATTTTGAAACAAGTCTTGCGTGAAGAGGCCGAGGCAATTCGGAAAGAAGATGCGGAAGCGTGTCGAAAAATCGGGGAGCATGGTTTGTCTTTGTTAAAGCCGGGCATGGGATTGCTTACACATTGTAACGCGGGACATTTGGCGGTTTCGGAGTACGGCACGGCCTTGGCTCCCATTTATCTGGGGCAGGAACAAGGATTTGGTTTTTCGGTTTTTGTTGACGAGACCCGTCCGTTATTGCAGGGGGCGAGGTTGACAGCCTTTGAGTTGCAAAAAGCGGGTGTGAACGTGACCCTGATATGTGATAATATGGCCTCCTCGGTGATGAAACAGGGGTGGGTGCAAGCCGTACTGGTCGGGTGTGACCGTGTGGCTGCCAATGGTGACACGGCAAATAAAATCGGAACTTCGGGTGTGGCAGTATTGGCTAAATATTATGGCATCCCGTTTTACGTGCTGGGACCGACCTCGACTATTGATATGGATTGCCCCACGGGGAAAGAGATTAAGATCGAGGAACGTGATCCGGCAGAGGTGACCGAGAAATGGTACGATCGCAGAATGGCTCCAGAGGGTATTCACGTGTACAATCCAGCCTTTGATGTGACTCCTGCCGAGTTGATCACGGCAATTATCACGGAAAAGGGAATCGCCTATTTCCCGTTTAACGATACATTCCGGGAATGGAAAAAGAATAAATAA